In Anaerolineae bacterium, the following are encoded in one genomic region:
- a CDS encoding LysM peptidoglycan-binding domain-containing protein, protein MAQGSSSQQDRQSNRGLLILALIIVLAAVCLVVYALTNNPPVLPQATPTVVSDLLGETEVPTIPPEVPTETPAEVSTEMPTQPPAETATPEPTVVEETSTPVASPTETPVPPTQTVTPAVVAMVPTATEQPPTPVEPSATPLIPSDTPVPTATSVPATNTPVPPSNTPLPPTATAVEATRTPRPTATPLPPSNTPLPPSSTPVKPSDTPELPTRTPVPPTRTPASPSATPVPPTEMVIASTNTVTPSAEPTLSTTSTPIPITSTPVPLPTSTPTLRPSDTPVPTATPTSTPTDTPTPTNTATATATATPTNTPTFTPTATATPTSTPTNTPTNTLTPSNTPTPTGPSAIPNPGRPYVVVPGDTLWDLAYKAYGRGTRWIEIWYANQDIIANPRYIFINQVFYIPIVD, encoded by the coding sequence ATGGCCCAGGGTTCATCCTCACAACAGGACAGGCAGTCCAACCGTGGACTGCTGATCCTGGCTCTTATCATCGTGCTTGCTGCCGTCTGCCTCGTCGTGTACGCTCTCACTAACAATCCTCCTGTCCTGCCACAGGCTACGCCAACTGTTGTCTCCGATCTACTTGGCGAGACCGAAGTGCCGACCATCCCGCCTGAGGTCCCTACAGAAACGCCCGCTGAGGTATCGACAGAGATGCCTACCCAACCACCTGCTGAGACTGCTACCCCAGAACCAACGGTGGTTGAAGAGACATCGACGCCGGTTGCCTCGCCCACGGAGACGCCTGTGCCACCGACGCAGACGGTCACTCCTGCAGTGGTAGCCATGGTGCCAACTGCCACGGAGCAGCCGCCAACCCCGGTGGAGCCAAGCGCGACGCCACTCATCCCATCAGATACCCCTGTGCCAACGGCTACATCTGTGCCTGCAACCAATACCCCTGTTCCACCCAGCAATACACCGCTCCCACCGACAGCGACAGCGGTTGAGGCAACCCGAACACCACGACCCACTGCAACACCTCTTCCACCAAGCAATACGCCGCTTCCGCCGAGCAGTACACCGGTCAAGCCCAGTGACACACCTGAATTGCCAACGCGCACACCTGTGCCGCCAACGCGCACGCCCGCGTCGCCCAGCGCTACGCCTGTGCCTCCTACTGAGATGGTTATCGCGTCCACCAATACAGTAACGCCATCTGCAGAGCCTACACTCTCGACAACGTCTACTCCAATTCCGATTACCAGCACGCCCGTGCCGCTGCCTACCAGTACACCAACACTGCGGCCATCGGATACTCCCGTTCCGACGGCGACTCCAACATCAACGCCTACTGACACTCCTACGCCCACGAACACGGCCACAGCGACAGCAACAGCTACGCCGACCAATACACCCACCTTCACACCAACGGCCACGGCTACGCCCACAAGCACGCCGACCAATACGCCTACCAACACGCTCACGCCCAGCAATACCCCTACCCCAACCGGGCCGTCGGCCATCCCGAACCCCGGCCGGCCGTATGTGGTAGTGCCAGGAGACACCCTGTGGGATCTTGCGTACAAGGCATATGGCCGGGGTACCAGGTGGATTGAGATCTGGTACGCCAACCAGGACATCATCGCCAATCCGCGCTACATCTTCATCAACCAGGTGTTCTACATCCCCATCGTGGACTGA
- the trpS gene encoding tryptophan--tRNA ligase — protein MIIETGSSKQRVLSGIQPSGNLTIGNYLGALSQWVKEQHRYESYFCVVDMHAITVPQDPATLREKTREVAALYIASGIDPQVATIFVQSHVPAHAELAWILNCFTPIGWLNRMTQFKDKAAKQQADTVSAGLFNYPVLMAADILLYQAHQVPVGDDQRQHLELTRDVAQRFNYLYGETFVVPEPMIRETGARVMGLDDPTKKMSKSEVDSQYHAVYLLDDLDWASKKIMRAKTDSYTDIRFTNDPERAGVNNLLEIYATITGQSHDAIEAHFAGKGYGVLKREVAEVVVEMLRPLQARYREITSDPAYLDGVLAQGAERASTVAERTLKLVKERVGFLPPYRRS, from the coding sequence ATGATCATTGAGACAGGTTCCAGCAAGCAGCGTGTGCTATCCGGCATTCAGCCATCCGGCAACCTGACCATTGGCAACTACCTTGGAGCGCTCAGCCAATGGGTCAAGGAGCAACACCGCTACGAAAGCTACTTCTGCGTGGTGGATATGCACGCCATCACCGTTCCCCAAGACCCCGCTACACTGCGCGAGAAAACCCGCGAAGTGGCTGCCCTGTACATTGCCTCCGGCATTGACCCGCAGGTGGCAACCATCTTCGTGCAGTCGCATGTCCCTGCCCATGCTGAACTGGCCTGGATTCTGAATTGTTTTACTCCCATTGGCTGGCTTAACCGGATGACCCAGTTCAAGGATAAGGCAGCCAAGCAACAAGCAGATACCGTCAGCGCCGGCTTGTTCAACTATCCTGTCCTGATGGCGGCTGACATCCTGCTGTACCAGGCGCATCAGGTGCCGGTGGGCGACGATCAGCGTCAGCATCTGGAACTCACACGGGATGTAGCCCAGCGTTTCAATTACCTGTACGGCGAAACCTTCGTCGTGCCAGAACCGATGATTCGTGAGACCGGTGCACGCGTGATGGGCCTTGACGATCCCACCAAAAAGATGAGCAAGAGCGAGGTCGACTCACAGTATCACGCTGTCTACCTGCTGGACGACCTTGACTGGGCCAGTAAGAAGATCATGCGCGCCAAGACGGATTCCTACACCGACATCCGCTTCACTAACGACCCGGAACGCGCCGGTGTCAACAACCTGCTTGAAATCTACGCGACAATCACCGGCCAATCCCACGATGCCATTGAAGCGCACTTCGCTGGCAAGGGCTATGGTGTTCTCAAGCGTGAAGTTGCAGAAGTGGTTGTAGAGATGCTGCGCCCCCTCCAGGCGCGCTACCGCGAGATCACCAGCGATCCCGCCTATCTAGATGGTGTGCTGGCTCAGGGGGCGGAGAGAGCCTCGACGGTGGCGGAAAGAACGCTCAAGCTGGTCAAAGAGCGTGTGGGGTTCTTGCCGCCTTATCGGCGCTCATAG